The Ruegeria sp. SCSIO 43209 genomic interval CATTCCTCAATGCAATGCCGGATCGCGGGCAGGATGTAGATGACATCACCTGTCATTTCTTTGGCGACGGTGACTATGCGGCTGTTACGGGTTGGCCCAACATGATCCAGACTGTCACCAATGATGGCTGGATGGGGATCGCACCGTCGGGCAAGAAGATCACGCTGCGCAGCCTCGATTTCTGGCGGCTTGAAAATGGCAAGATTCGCGAGAACTGGGTTCTGGTTGATCTGCTGGATACCTATCGCCAGCTGGGTGTTGACGTCTTTGCCCGTTTGCGAGAGTTCAACAAGGCGCGCGTTCCGGGCCGCATTCCATTTCCGGTTGGCGAGGTCTGATATGTCCCAATTTCCCAGCACCCCAAGTTTCAATCTTAACGGCAAACGCGCATTGGTCGCGGGCGCGTCGTCCGGTATCGGCATGGCCTGTGCCGTAGCACTGGCAGAGCATGGTGCCGAAGTGACACTGGCGGCGCGGCGCAAGGATGCGTTGCAGAATCTGGCAACAGAGATGACCGCTCGGGGATGGTTGGCGAATATACTTGAACTGGATGTTTCTGACGTTGCAGGCACTGCTGATGCTGTGGCGCAAAACGGGCCGTTTGATATCCTGCTGAACTCAGCCGGTCTGGCCCGACACAGCAGGGCCGTGGACACACGGCCCGAGGATTTTGATGCGGTAATGGATGTCAATGTCCGGGGGGCCTATTTTCTGACCCAAGCGGTGGCAAAAGGATTGTTAGAAGCTGGGCGCCCCGGATCGCTGATGAACATCTCCAGCCAGATGGGCCATGTAGGCGGGCGGGAAAGGGCGGTCTATTGCGCGTCAAAATTCGCGGTCGAAGGCTTTTCCAAGGCGATGGCGCTGGAGTTCGGTCCTGCAAAAATTCGGGTCAACACGATCTGCCCAACCTTTATTCTGACCGATTTGACCAAGCCGACCTTTGATGACCCGGACAAGCGCGCATGGATATTGGATAAGATCAAGTTGGGCCGC includes:
- a CDS encoding SDR family NAD(P)-dependent oxidoreductase, with product MSQFPSTPSFNLNGKRALVAGASSGIGMACAVALAEHGAEVTLAARRKDALQNLATEMTARGWLANILELDVSDVAGTADAVAQNGPFDILLNSAGLARHSRAVDTRPEDFDAVMDVNVRGAYFLTQAVAKGLLEAGRPGSLMNISSQMGHVGGRERAVYCASKFAVEGFSKAMALEFGPAKIRVNTICPTFILTDLTKPTFDDPDKRAWILDKIKLGRPGEIEDIMGAVVYLASDASALVTGTALMIDGGWTAD